From the genome of Ziziphus jujuba cultivar Dongzao chromosome 6, ASM3175591v1, one region includes:
- the LOC107430055 gene encoding uncharacterized protein LOC107430055 gives MCRSTDYHGVHFNYRDRLKILSFFVRFSGLRSRKPLPESLTLLYLPRINENALEVDGSKIRPDSQAFVSLYRSVNAETNGVEEVVFGSRERVRASEGIRFEVYFKEEKVLKGIFRKDEDGEWKLDCKCALESDMVGGMRVSEAEVCVEVEGDVAMRENVAMVVKRKRNGRRGFSGLEEIPEEREIGYDDDDDESDGCDCSYGCGETEIGFDGGDLHKSGSDGELVELEMDMEGVRWAVDVGIWVMCLGVGFLVSKASAKTLRRKRLL, from the coding sequence ATGTGTAGGTCGACGGACTATCACGGAGTTCACTTCAACTACCGTGACCGCTTAAAGATCCTATCTTTCTTTGTACGGTTCTCGGGTTTGCGCTCCAGGAAGCCCTTACCCGAATCCTTAACCCTCCTCTACCTCCCTCGCATCAATGAGAACGCCCTCGAGGTCGACGGCTCCAAGATCCGACCCGATTCGCAGGCCTTCGTTTCGCTCTACCGCTCCGTCAATGCGGAGACGAATGGCGTCGAGGAGGTTGTCTTCGGGAGCAGAGAGAGGGTCCGGGCCAGCGAAGGTATACGGTTCGAGGTGTATTTTAAGGAGGAGAAGGTGCTCAAGGGAATTTTCAGGAAAGATGAGGACGGCGAGTGGAAATTGGATTGTAAATGCGCGCTCGAGAGTGACATGGTCGGTGGTATGAGGGTTTCGGAGGCGGAGGTTTGCGTGGAGGTGGAGGGTGACGTGGCGATGAGAGAGAATGTGGCTATGGTTGTCAAGAGGAAACGGAATGGGAGGAGAGGTTTTAGTGGGCTGGAggagattccagaggagagagagataggttatgatgatgatgatgatgaatcgGACGGATGCGATTGCTCTTATGGTTGTGGGGAGACGGAGATTGGATTTGACGGTGGGGATTTACACAAGTCCGGCTCTGACGGTGAGTTGGTAGAGCTAGAGATGGATATGGAAGGTGTAAGATGGGCCGTGGATGTGGGTATTTGGGTCATGTGTTTAGGTGTGGGCTTTTTGGTTTCCAAAGCTTCTGCCAAGACCTTGAGGCGTAAAAGATTATTGTGA